A genomic segment from Castor canadensis chromosome 1, mCasCan1.hap1v2, whole genome shotgun sequence encodes:
- the Ccr6 gene encoding C-C chemokine receptor type 6, with protein MMGEEPWSSQDAYDVNDDYSYPYNTSLLDYPTNYTPVLPCSFQEVRKFSRVFVPIAYSLICVFGLLGNTLVVITFAFYKKAKSMTDVYLLNMAVADILFVLTLPFWAVTHATGAWIFSDALCKLTKGIYAVNFNCGMLLLACVSVDRYIAIVQAARSFRLRSRTLAHGKLICVVVWALSLVISSSTFAFNQKYRLQGQDVCEAKYGSVSKPIVWKLLGLGLELLFGFFIPLVFMVFCYTFIVKTLVQAQNSKRHRAIRVVIAVVLVFLACQIPHNVVLLVTAANMGRMDRSCSSEILIGYTRNVAEVLAFLHCCLNPVLYAFIGQKFRNYFLKIMKDLWCMRRKHKMPGFSCAKIHSESYLPRQASETVESDNASSFTM; from the exons ATGATGGGTGAG GAACCATGGAGTTCCCAGGATGCTTACGATGTAAATGATGACTACTCATACCCTTATAATACAAGTCTTCTAGATTATCCAACTAATTACACACCTGTCTTGCCATGTTCCTTTCAGGAGGTCAGAAAATTCTCCAGGGTGTTTGTGCCCATTGCCTACTCTTTGATCTGTGTCTTTGGCCTCCTGGGAAATACTCTGGTGGTGATCACCTTTGCTTTTTATAAGAAGGCCAAGTCCATGACAGATGTCTATCTCTTGAACATGGCTGTCGCAGACATACTTTTTGTCCTCACTCTTCCATTCTGGGCAGTGACTCATGCTACAGGCGCTTGGATCTTCAGTGATGCTCTCTGCAAACTGACGAAAGGCATCTATGCCGTCAACTTCAACTGCGGGATGCTGCTGCTGGCTTGTGTGAGCGTGGACCGGTACATTGCCATTGTCCAGGCAGCCAGATCTTTCCGGCTCCGATCCAGGACACTGGCACATGGCAAACTAATCTGCGTTGTGGTGTGGGCTCTGTCACTCGTCATCTCCAGCTCAACGTTCGCCTTCAATCAGAAATACCGCCTGCAAGGCCAGGACGTCTGTGAGGCCAAGTATGGCTCTGTGTCCAAGCCCATCGTGTGGAAgctgctggggctggggctggagctcCTCTTTGGCTTCTTCATCCCCTTGGTGTTCATGGTGTTCTGCTACACGTTCATCGTCAAGACCTTAGTGCAGGCTCAGAATTCGAAGAGGCACAGAGCCATCCGCGTGGTCATCGCGGTGGTCCTTGTGTTCCTGGCTTGTCAGATTCCCCACAACGTCGTCCTCCTCGTGACCGCTGCGAACATGGGCAGGATGGACAGATCCTGTAGCAGTGAAATACTCATCGGCTACACCCGAAACGTCGCtgaagtcctggctttcctccACTGCTGCCTCAACCCGGTACTGTACGCTTTCATCGGCCAGAAGTTTCGAAACTACTTCCTGAAGATCATGAAGGACCTGTGGTGCATGAGAAGAAAGCACAAGATGCCGGGCTTCTCCTGTGCCAAGATACACTCCGAGAGCTACCTTCCCAGGCAGGCCAGTGAGACTGTGGAGAGTGATAATGCGTCATCCTTTACCATGTGA